aaaaaaacccagaaaaacccgAACCCATATCCCCTTCCTTCCCCTCACCTTTCTGCAACTCCCATTTACAAAAAGCCATAACCACCAACACCCTAATCGGAGCTGGCTCTCTTTTTCGTCGTTGATGGGAGGCAAAGGCATATGATTTTTCAAGTTGTTGGCTGTGATTTTTTGGAACACCAATCCCTCATTCGTTGGATTTGACGACGACGCCATCGCTATCTCAGcctcctctctttctttctcttttgtgATGTGTCCATCTCAGCCTCACCAAGCAACTTGGTCGCGGCGTTGCTGCAGGCCATGGCGAACAGTTCCACTCGAAAATCCGTCCAATTTGCGCAAGAGTCAAAGAACTCGAAGAGGAATTAGACCTCGTAGTTTTGGATGTGGTTCGAGTTCGTGATCCACAAAGAGGCTGCCATGGTTTCTCAGACTATCCGCAACACGGTCAATTCTCCAGGTATTAGGGTTTGAAATTTATTTTAGTAGAGCATCAATTTGGGGATTAGGGTCTGAAATTTATTTATGTAGATGAGCAATTTGGGGATTAGGGTTTGAAATTGGGTGCTTCTGCATCTGGAAATTCTTCTGCTTTTTTCAGCTGAGAGTTTGGGTGTTGGAATTAAAAACCCAGAAatgcaaaattttgaaatcccAGATCTGCCCATCGTAAGGGACAAAGAGAAAGGGTTGGGTGGTTGGCCCCCCGAGGAGTCGTCGAACTCGAGAAACATGGCAGAAGGTTGGGGGAGGTGAGGCATGAGAGGTTGAGGTTGGAAGGGtcgaagagagagagacgtTGAGGTGGGACCCGGGCTGAGGGGTGCTCGAGTGGAAGGGATTAAAGGGTGGAGGGGATGGATGGAGGGGTGGAGGGGATGGACGGATGGGAAGGAAGAGATGGgtaagggggtgggggtgggatgTGGGTTTGCGGGGAaggatttctgggttttggtttttctggttttttttttttttaatagggttaatattataatatttttaatgtattaaaaaaattgccacgtggcagccacattagcacaaatgtggcagccgcgtcagcatttaacagaccaatagatggaaaatctaacggaggtattattttgaaataaaatagtacgtgaggtatgaaagtgaaatgttttaaagatgttgtatggggttgtaatagacctcaaacatgaggaggtattatgtaatttacccaattatTTAACTTACTAACACTATTGTTTGTAAAAAAAtcgtaaataaaaaaaagtcattTGGAGTTATAAATTTTATGGGGACAAATACTGAACTTAAAAGTTAAAAGTAAAAAGTTACAAAACTATTATAAATTTTGCCTAATTACTCATAAATGTGATGCAATGTTGTTATTCTCCCACTTTCCAATGATCAAAACTTTAAGGGTGAGTTTGTTTGGCTTCACTAAGTTTCACTAGACTAGACTGGCTTAGCCAGGATTACTAGTCTGTATTTGGTGCAAGCAAGGACTAAGTGGGACTCATGTGGATTAACAGCTTCACTAAAGGTGCTTTTGTTGCACCGAACTGTCTCTAAACAGACTAGCTTCATGaattaaggccatctccaaccgacctGGCCAAATGACTATAAGGCTAAAAATAGCTCGAAATGAcatgaaaaccgtctccaatcgagagctaggccaaatggctcgtgggccccaccgGGCCAACAATTGGAAAACAGACCAACAAGCTGGCCCAAAGGAGCCAGCCAACCAACCCCGGGCGagcccaaaattaaaaaaacacggCTACCCAACATTAGCATAACGCCAGTTAGCAACAGCTAGCTGACATCATGCTGACGCTAGGTTACTGTTgcatttgaaaatattttttttttgggcaaatTGTTTTCTtataaatacctaagccattcctacaccatttgtcacgtaattttcaccattccatactatcttacctcattttatttcaattcttcacattctattctcttacctcttccaataatctttcttcaaatttttcaataattttcaaatggccacatctgTAATGAAATGTAGGGtttggacccgaaaagaagatgaagctctttgcagggCTTATGATGGGTCTCGAAAGATGGTGTAAAGGGgagttctcaaacaagtgaaggtgtttggacttgtACGTCCAAAAGTACTATGAGTTCTACGAAGGTACCACTCCACCGAATTCCCGAAACCACcagagttgttcttcaagatggaaaaaacattttcatccaagtttgaataaatggcatGAAGAAGTGTTAAAGCCCGGAAGCAAACATGAAAGCGGAGCCAATTACTATGACGAAGTAAGTGTTTTTACAAGTTATTTTAAATAtgtaattatattacatttaatttcataaattaatttcctttaatttttgtaattatattttatagGTACGCCAAGtagaggaattgtatatggaggacAACTCGAAACCCTTTAGTCATCACgattgttgggaaatttgtaaggggtgggtgttatttgaagatccacctcaagAAAGATTTGGCCCTACGGCGGTGTAAGAAAATGTTTCCTCAAATGCAGTTGaggatctcctaccattcaagaaacaagggtagaaaatccgtcTCCATACCTAAGGCTACGAGACGAAACAAGGCccaaaaattgaaggaaaagggTAAGGCAAAGGATGATTATGCCTTTCAATAGGAAATGGCATCCCCATTGCGATTAATGGTGGAGCAAAATGTCTTTGCCACGGAAGAAAGGAACCATAGGCACGAAGAACGGgcaaaacaaatacaagaagagattgATGATAGGAACATACAAATGAACACTTTGGATTACAGTCCAATGAGTAAGGCATATTTTGAtaagaaaaaagggaaattatGGCCCGATGAGAGTTGTTTACATCcgactatactcctacaatggcaGTGATGTGTTATAAACTAGCACTCAgattaaaccctcttattgacaattgtagtaaagatgtaagtagggatcgttctaggccggagattaggagggattgctaatctacttaaaactgactcaaaaacacaaaactaggcctgaaaacacttaactagactcaaagaactcgaaACAAACTAAagagactcaaaacaacacaaaataatcaaatagactcaaactagacactaaagggtgatttgggcgaaaattaattttaacttgactcaaaacacttaaaaacacaagtttgggcagattctaactaatttgacacaacaaagtaaaagggattgggtttttgacgaatttaaagtaaagacaAGTAGATTAAAGACATAAACAAGTTTGGCACGAAATTGGGGGAAATTAtgggtgattggctagctagagggtcattctccacacatgaaacacttgcatacaaatcgatttccagttgcttttccaataaaccatgaacctcaatgccccagattaaccagcactaattaaccctcagatttttcttaagtcattgaattggatggataacgcatcggcaaccaaattattctttaatagttccctacatgaacttcataatagagatacaatccaagatcattaagctttgtgaaaatcataagcattgatgatagaagcatatttatgcgacttagttagcttgtttcttggcatttatgttgttagttcgtagttattttagtattttaagttattttcgtgtgtttgtaggtccaaagggttaatgtggcaaagaagtgcattttggagcattttggagcatttttgggcatggaatggatagcatatgcttggagcaaaaggaatggacgaaatttgaagtttgtgcatcatcctctccctatagattttagcacactcatttcacccaacacattcacctaccactacatacactcatttcacccaacacatccactcattacaaccacccaacacattcacctaccactacatccactaatttcaaccacccaacacattcacctaccactacatccactcattaccaccacccactacatcctctccctagcctataaatacattcatCCACCCTTCATCATGGGGGAGATCaatccaaaacacacacacatcatctacacaattctccactctttgccacattcaatacaaccttcatccaaacacatccattcctccatacaaacaaacctttaaacacttaccaacaccttgtACCGTAGCAAAGGAATGGAAGGAAAAtgtttggacgtgcttgctgtccaacttggatcattggagcgtttaggtgttttctttcttttgtttccaatgtttaaattcattttcttttgttttgttgtgaatatgagtggctaaacccctcttggctaggggtgatttcaaagccatgattatgtgtgtaatatgatttgataaattccagttatgaactcttgaatcgtaaatgcaattggcttaactatttgattgataacttatttgtatttgttaattaagagtcgacacttaattggcatgcataaatccgttgctagaatataagaaagtttcacataatcgttacaaacttatattcacatgtagtgaaggtcgcttataaacgatcgcgttaagttcaattcctagcgtaagcaacatgatgtcatagttgcaagtgctttgtcaatgcttatgattttcattaaacgtaataatctttgattgtatctctattatgatgtcatgtagggaacttttgaagaatgttttgggttgtcgaatgatgtcatccaatccaataaaacaaggaaaatctgagagttaactagtgatgtcacggttaatttggagcattgtcgttcataattcaatgaagtagtaactagaaatcgaattatttgcatatatgtcatgtgtggagaaaaagcctctagctatcccatccatcatcttatttctcaaatttgttttacaatttgtctagtttttcatacttgtttgtttgtttcaacttcatccaaaactcaatccccctttactttagtgtgtctaattagttagaatctgttttaatttgtgtttttaaatgttttgattcaagtaaaagtcaattttcgtccaaagtcaattttcgtccaaagtcattcctagtgtctagtttaagtttatttagttgttttaagctgttttgagtattttaagtttgctttgagtcttgtgagtcttgttaagtatttttaagtttagttttacgtttttgagtcagtttagaggttattagcaagcccttctaatccctggtccagaacgatccttacttacattctttactacaattgataaaagagggttaaatttgtgtgttaagataattttcacatcaattgacaaggcattcgtaactatgaacagcatgatactcctaccaggaatttacttaacacgattgtgactagcaacctcccctacttatgaatataagttcataacaattaggtgaaactcccttatattctagcatcaaattcatgcatgcaaactaagtatgcatccttaatcaacaaataagaataagttctgaattaaacagttaagtaaagtgcattcacaatttatgaaatcacaactggtagtaatcaattcatattgcaaatctgttcatggctttgaattctcctctaactaaaacgagtttagctcctcatgttcacaattaaacaaagataacttaaattaaacattgaaaacaaaagtcGGATTACACCTAAAAACTTTCCAGCAATCCAACAATCTTGAATGGCAGGCACAGCTCCAAGTTATCCTCTCATTCCTTGCAAAATTGCGACACAAGGGTGAATGGTTCTGAAAATAGGCTATTGTGTATGGTGAATGGGTGATGATTTCCCTTAGGTGCGGCAAGGTTTAATATATATAGGGAAAGAgagttaaaaccctaattaattttGGAGACAGATTTGTAcaccaaatcctcaaagaaaaaGGGTAATTAAATATCAGAATCCAAGAGGAAAATGGTAAGAAGGGTGCGGCAGTCCTTGAAGAAAAGGGGAAAGAAATATGCGGCAAGGGGATGTGGAAAAAAGGAAAGGTGCGGCACCCTATAGGAATGGGTTTAGGTCTTCtagaattattatttaagtgtccTAAAATAATTAAGGATCCTCTTTTGCAGCTGAAACCTAAGTGGTAAAGGATTAGGAAAGGGATAGgacaaaataaggtaacttgACTAACATTCCTTCTTTATTGCTGGGCTCCTTGATTTCTTTTGTCTtgaatttttttccttcatttctttgctcattcctagcctcctttgaacttcaaattcgtccatccaccttgctccaagcatgtgctatccattccaagcccaaaactgctccaaaatgctctaaatttcactttcttgctactttagccctttggacctacaaacacatgaaaatagcttaaaatactaaaataactaggaactaacaacataaatgcaagaaaacaagttaactaagtcacataaatatgctcctatcaggtagatgaagatgatgattataGTCTTTAAATTGAAGTTGTTGTGGTCCTTAttatttaagttgtagtttttaaattgaagttgtagtctttaaattgaagttgtagtttttaaaatgaagtagttgaatctttaaattgaagttgttgtagtttttaatatGAGTAATATTATTCATACCCTGTTTTTATACaacattttcataccaccttaggtggcatttgatgtggatAGCCACATcaattgaattaatcagatttttaaatttagttcattatttaataaactaataattaagaaaaactagttaattaaatgatgattgtggtatacgaggagtctttctccttcatttctttgggttttgcaaatttttcaaatgatatgGCTCTTCACATCAGATGTCATCTAATATGGTATAGAAATGtgatataaaaacatggtatgaataacattactcttttaaTATTTCCGAAAACCTTATATTAAtgaggtagtttaatttaagtaaccatattaattcaattaaaataataaattatgtttggcctatggctCTTTGATCCCCTCAGTTGGAGATAGTATGAAATATGGCTTGGCACTAttgattaaaatataatttcttgaaGGGCTTTAGGGCTAAAAGGAACCCTCTGACcctcattcggttggagatgtcCTAAGCTGGATTAGGTTGGCTTAGACTAAGCTGAATAAGAATTATGAAACGTTTAGTGCAATGTATGACTAGCGAGTATTAAAACATATTTAGAACTCATAATttcattttgtcatttttatatcacttaaaaaaaaattaaaaacttaaaaaaaagctCTCATCACCAACCTCCCCCATCCTCTCAACTCTCAAGTCTCATCTCGCCAACGTCTGTCCCCGACTTTCTCAGCCATGGTGACTGAACGACAACGACACTACTCAGAGAGGTCGAATTTTAAATCAATTTCTCCAAGCTCGGGGGTTGTTGCATCCTGTCTGAACCCAGATCCAAATTCCAATCTTGTCTGCAACTTAAAAAATGAGACAGAGAAGATGCTCGACCGCAAATCTGTGTTGGACTTGACCAAAATGAAGGCCTCCAACAATTAATTTTAAAGTGTGTTCAAGTTGAATCggtaattttgaattaaaaacCTTTGTAGGTTCTAGTCGTTCTGGGTTGTTTCAATTTGCAAAGGTTCATATCATCTGTGAAGAATAGTGGGAAGAAGGAGGCGCAATAAGGGTTTCAGAGAGAGGTTAATTCGCGACTAAGGGGGAagtgagaagagagagagagagagaaacagggAGAAGAGATTAATCGGTAGTCCAAGCTAATCCTCTACTTCAACAAGGGACTATCTAAGGCCAGTTAAGGAGGTCCGTTGTCCGAACGAATCTGGGTTAGTCCGACTTAAGCCAATCCTAGCTAACGAGTTCAATCAAACGCACCCTAAGTGATTCTAGCGAGACCCCTAAAAAACAAGGGGATTGCTAGTCCTGTTTCCATCGTCCTCAACATGCCTCGCTGTTCTCAGTCGTCCCTCAGACGCAGTCATTGACTCACCAAATCTTGCATTCTCCTTCGTCCTGCAACTTCACCGCATCCTTAGTTTAATGCCTTAAATCCAAGCCCCACCCCTGATTCAGACGATTTGCACCAAAAATTCTGATCTCAAAGTTCTTGTTGAGGCTCTCCCCTAAGAGTTGGGTTAGGGGACGAAGAATCACAGCTCAGATTAAAATTGAGGATGATAATCAGCTAAAGTGGCGATGAAGGATCACTGCCCATCTGGGTTATAAACAAAATTGGCAGATGAAAATGGCCAATTCTTGGAGAGGAGAGGGAGGGGTAGAGAGAGTGAAACGTGGTGATGtgaggtttttttgttttttgttttaattatctTTTGGTTATTTTAGTCCGCGGCTAGCAAGACACTACATCAAATGCATCGTCACTTTGATCTTACTTAAAATAAGTCATGTTATTTCAAATTAGTCTCTAAAGCTAATCTAATATGAAATAGTTCAGTGCAACAAATGCACTATAAAAGTAAACAGATTTGCAGTCTTGTCCTTAGCCTGAACCTTGTTTCTTGCATAAACTACATACTGGTTTGATCTTTAACCAAAAAGTTTGGTAACAAAAAACCAGCTTACAAGGTTTGGAGTTTGATTTTGACCCAACAAACAAAaatgtttgaactttgaatttgACCCAAAATAGAACTAAAAAGGGGACATTGACTTGGACACCTTATAAATAGAAACTTCAGAGTTCAaactcaactttaattcaactttaggaaggaggtgacttgaaatCGAGGAGCTGCTTACAGGACACAATTATACCTACTTACAGGACACAATTAGACTTTGTTATTGTAATTTTTATAATACAGCTACACCCTTATAGTCGCGTTACATATTATTGACACAATATTATACCTGAGCTTTTCTCTGTAGTACATTACACATAATACTGTAAAAGTCTTCTCCAAATTTAAAGCTAAAACTTGCATGAAACTAGatttatacctatatatatgTCTTATTCATGCAGCATCCACCCAATTTCATTTAAGTCTTTCTTCAATCACACGAGGAGATGGATCTAAATCCACAAAGTACACTATATTTCATATAAATTGCTCTCCGAGCCTTAGGCCAACTAATAACCCAACCACTTTATTTTTGGGAATGGCAAATTTTTCTTTAATGAAGAATTGCATACATCTTTCAATTCTTTGTATAGTCACAAACATATGAAGaagtaaagaaaaaaacaaaattcacaCACATATAGCCCACACCACTTTTGAAGTTTGAACAGTTCGAATACCCCTACTCgaatatcgcttgtataaaaaaataacaattaaaaaaaacctaTGTTGTGCTCATCCTTGAAGTACTAAAACTAGGTCCTTGGTGATCCTTCACTTGCTAACAACctagaaagcccaaaagaaGATCTATGTGACTCATTTCCAAGTGGCATTGGCCTGTCTGGTAATTTTGGAATATCAATGTCCCCCTCCAACATCTTTAGTGCCTCAGAAATTGTAGGCCTAAAAGCCACCATAACATGAGCACAAAGAATTCCAACAAGCACGAACCTCTCCATAACACCCTTTGGTCCTTCCTCCCTTACTGCCTCATCAAAAATTTCCTCCACATTCCCTGACTTCAGAGCCATCCACGCCCAATCTGTGATCAACACGAACGCGTTTGAATCCGAACTCGATGTCTCCAAGACTTTCCTTCCACTCATGATCTCAAGAATCACAATGCCAAAGCTGTAAACGTCACTCTTCTCTGTTAGTTGTCCGTAGAGGGCATATTCTGGCGCCAAATAGCCGTGCGTGCCGGCAACCCTAGTGGTGAGGTGAGATTCGCCATCGGAACTTTGCTTGGCCAATCCAAAGTCTGCAACTTTAGCCTTCATTTTCGAATCCAATAGAATGTTTGTGCCCTTTATGTCTCTATGATAAATTGCAGGCTTGATCCCATTGTGCAAGTAGGCAAGCCCCTTTGCCACATCAATGATTATGTTCTTGCGCTGAGGCCAATTCATTCTCTTCTTTCCAGACAATTGATCACTTAAATTCCCATTCGACATCAGATCATAAACCAAGAACCTTCTTTTCCCCTTCAAATCATCACTAGTCACACAACATCCTCGAAGCGAAAGAAGATTCCTGTGCCTAATTTTGCTTATGATTTCGACCTCATTTGAAAACTCTTCGTCCCCTTTCGAGTCCAAATCAAGAACATGCTTCACTGCAACCAAACTCCCATCAGAAAGTGTTCCTTTGTACACAACCCCATACCCGCCTTGTCCAATCATGTTCTTCTGAGAAAATCCATTGGTGGCTCTTTCGAGCTCGGACACAGCGTACCATTTCGCACCTGAATTGGGCAAAATGCTAGTTCTAAAACTTGTCACATACTCTTCATGCATTGCAATTTGCTTCTCTTTCTTATCATGCTTCCTGTATAGGACTATAATCCCAACACCAACCAGGACAACAATCACAGCacccaaaaccccaaaaaccCATTTCAGCAAGGTCTTCCTGCTCACCTGAGTGGATTTTTTCTTGTTCGCCGAGTCGGACAGAGGCAAACCGAGAATGCAAGCAGCAGTCCGGGGCTCTGCCGGACCCAACTCGTTAACAATCCCTGCAGCATACAACACAGTGTAGTAAAAGCATTTAGTCGCATTCGGGTCGAGACTCGACAACTGGGAATTCACCTTCATGCCGGCATCGACGCAGGAGCTGCATCTCGTCAAGCTTTCCAGGTCCCCTTTGCAGGATGTGTCCAGGGGGGTCATTGGCCCCACCCTCTCTGTCCAGTCCTGGATTGTGACAATCCCGGCACAACTAGCCGGGCTGGCGACGAACTGCGTCGAGTTCTCGAAGCACAATGGGACCACGGAGGGGTCGAGTTTGAGGGCGGCGAGGCCGGACTGGAGATCGGAGAggcaggaggaggaggagtttGAGTTGGGTAATTGGAACATGGAGGTTTGCTTGAGGTGTTGGGAAAGTCCAATCCCAAAAAGGCTGAGGAGGGTTTGGCAGCAGTGCTTTCCGGTGGGGTCTTGGCAAAGTGAAGAGTCCCATGGGAGGGTATGAACATAGCTGAGATCGATGGGACAGGAGGAGGAGGTTGGATTAATTTGGGAGGTGACGGAGATGGATAGGATTAGgaagaggagggggctaaatgGGATAGGTTTGTTCATCTTGGTTTTCTGGGGGTTCGGATAAAATGGTTGTTTTGGGACGCAATTTAAATCTGTGAAATAAAATATGCTTTGAGATGTTCAGAAGTTGAACTGAACTATCAACAATGGCAGGCGGATCTGGAGGTCAAAGCTCACGTTTTTG
Above is a window of Malus sylvestris chromosome 15, drMalSylv7.2, whole genome shotgun sequence DNA encoding:
- the LOC126605787 gene encoding probable receptor-like protein kinase At1g11050, whose translation is MNKPIPFSPLLFLILSISVTSQINPTSSSCPIDLSYVHTLPWDSSLCQDPTGKHCCQTLLSLFGIGLSQHLKQTSMFQLPNSNSSSSCLSDLQSGLAALKLDPSVVPLCFENSTQFVASPASCAGIVTIQDWTERVGPMTPLDTSCKGDLESLTRCSSCVDAGMKVNSQLSSLDPNATKCFYYTVLYAAGIVNELGPAEPRTAACILGLPLSDSANKKKSTQVSRKTLLKWVFGVLGAVIVVLVGVGIIVLYRKHDKKEKQIAMHEEYVTSFRTSILPNSGAKWYAVSELERATNGFSQKNMIGQGGYGVVYKGTLSDGSLVAVKHVLDLDSKGDEEFSNEVEIISKIRHRNLLSLRGCCVTSDDLKGKRRFLVYDLMSNGNLSDQLSGKKRMNWPQRKNIIIDVAKGLAYLHNGIKPAIYHRDIKGTNILLDSKMKAKVADFGLAKQSSDGESHLTTRVAGTHGYLAPEYALYGQLTEKSDVYSFGIVILEIMSGRKVLETSSSDSNAFVLITDWAWMALKSGNVEEIFDEAVREEGPKGVMERFVLVGILCAHVMVAFRPTISEALKMLEGDIDIPKLPDRPMPLGNESHRSSFGLSRLLASEGSPRT